The following nucleotide sequence is from Cucumis melo cultivar AY chromosome 1, USDA_Cmelo_AY_1.0, whole genome shotgun sequence.
TATATCTGTGAGCAAACTCATACTTATCCTCCTCTTCACTAGAGAAAGATGCACTAATGAAAGTTGGGCGTGGTTCCTCAATTGTACCAAGGTTTACCTCTTTCAGCTCATCTACGGTAGATTGACCACCATCCTCTAAACTTTGTGGGACATCTTCCACGTCTTCTTTAAGGGGTTTTAATCTCTAATTCCTCAAGAATGGTGATGTGATGACATGAGGTTTCACCTTCTCCTTGTTCTGAGTCTTCCTTTTTAGGATTAGTTAGTATAACATCATGTCTTTTCATCTTCAAGGAACCTTGACTTGTATTAAGAgtaaaaaaagtttttattttcattcGGGAAGGAACATTGTTACGAATTTCTCACTCTCCCTTTACCTCACAAGAAAACTCCTTGTCATGGTAATTCTCGACGTCTGTATGCTTAATTCGAGGCCGAAATGACACGCGAGATATTGATTCCTTCTTATTTGTATCTATGCTAGAACCAGTCTTGACATGTAGGCCTCCATCCCTAAGATGATTAAAAATTAAAGCACGGGGTTTatgtacatttttctttttagccaCGCTTAGCCTTTCAATGGCTAATAGTATTGTAGTCGTCAAGGCCTGACATGtgcctttctcttttttaaaggTCGTAGTTAAGCCTTTGAAAGGCCGATGGCTGGTCAAGGCTAAATGTTGACTAGTGACCTTTTCTTTCTGTCTCTATCATGCTTAGTCTTTCAAATACTAGGGCACGTGCAACATGCGGTCTAATTCGATCAAATGCTGAGGTTCTCTGACTgtcaccttctttttcttccatactaTCAACCTCCTCTACAGTTATATAATTGTTGTCAACCACTTTTTCCTTCCCCTTTCTAGTTATACGGATTGGCTCTGGCGATTTGTATCCAAGTCCTTTTCTTGACACGGGTATAGCATGTCCTTCCCGTAACAGCTTTTTTTGGATTGAGGAGAGCTCAGGTTGTTCCAGAATTTTTAAGCTTTTAAACTCGGTATGAGCTGTGAAGTCATAACCTGCTTTCGCCATCAATTTGTAAGCCTTAGGGTCGAATCCGTCTTTCGTCTGCCTTTGAGGCAAGCTTGCTTTCGTCGGGTCTATCTTTGTTTCTTGCTTAGTTATTTTGGTAAGCTATCTAGTGAAGCTTTCTTTTAGGACTTTAATGTCACCAACCTTCAAGCCTTGTGGGAACTCTACAAATGGTGACTCGCCTTTCTTGCGTCTCGACAGAGGGACATAGCGCAAAATTGGTGGGTTTGAAGTCTTTTCATCCATCAAGATCATACTTTTTGTGGTGCTCGTGGATACCTCACCCTTTCCAGAGTTAAAGGTTCCTGTACTTTTATGTGGTTCTTTGCTTGTAAGTGATTTCAATTGTAGGTTATCTTCTCTATTTACAAGAGGAATTTCTATAGGCACGACTTCTGGGATATTGTCATGCTTCAAATAAAACTTTGCATCTGCAAAGTAAGACTCAACCTCTGAGAACAGGTTAAAGTCGGCCTCAACCTTCTTTACGCCGtcttaataaaatttgaagCATTGATGTAGTGTCGAAGTTACTACTCCATTTCCATGAATCCAAGGACGACTGAGTAACAACTTATAAGTGGTCCTCGAGTTTATAACATGAAACAATGCATTAGCCTTTAGGTCACAAATTATGAGTTCTAAGCGTATCATACCTATTACTCTTTGGCTGCTGGTTGAAACCTTGAATTACTAGTTTACTATTTTAGAGTTCATCCATCAAGATGCCTAATTGCTTCATAGTCAACTTCGACACTATGTTGACAACTGATCCATTATCGATGAGAATCCGATCGACTCTCTGTTCTCAAACATATCTAGAAACATACAAAggtctattatgaagtttagatCCCAATAGTAAATCCTCATCTGAGAAGTCTATAGACATGTAATAAGGAGTACTCTCGTATGTCATAGTTAGAGCACAAGAACTTGATGCTGCTGAATTTAACAATGCATTAATAACGAtggttttggtttcttgagGAAAAGACAAAAAATCATCCACATTGAACCTCAATAGGTCTTTTGACACTTCCTCCTCCTCTAATGATCTTGGTGGGATGCTTTCTTCCTCTGTTGTGTTAATAGCATGACATGCAACAACTTCTAGGTTTTCATCCTAATGATCACAAAGGAATCTTGTTGGAAAGAAGTCTGCTAAGGTTACTAAGCGCTGAGGTAGAGGGAAATCCTTGTCTTCCTCCTGCACGAGCTTAGGCTTTtgagtcttcttctttttcttattctttgagccttattCGCTCTTCTATAATTTCTATAGAAGCTACTCTTTTTGGGTTGGAGtcgactttcttttcttttggcgAGTCACAACGGTCCAcccttcatcgtcttcttcgatcgatctttctttttcttgagaaTCCTTGAGTGCAACTTCTTGATGGAATTGGACCACTATAGGCTCGAAGGTCCCAAACTAGACCAAGCTTTTTCTTTGCTCAAAAATCAATCTTAGTAAAAGAGCCTTTGACATTATCGTTACTGCAGCATGGTTTGTTTGAACTACCTTCTCCAAGTCTAGCTCGATCTTTTTCTCACGAGTTAACCTTAGAATTAGTTCCTTCAACACAAAACATTTATCTACTAGGTGACTGATGACCcaatgatacttgcagtagttggGATCATCCATCTTTCCTGCTTGCTCAGGTCGCTTACATTTCGGCAATTGAATCAGCTACTTCTCCAATAGTTGTTTTAGCATGTCAGCAATATTTGAATCAGGAAATGGGTAAACTTTTTCCTGTatttcttttaaagtaaaaCGTCGTCTCTCGCTTTCATCATCCTTCTTTTCAGCTCTCCCttattttcttttgaagaaCTTCAATGGAGTCGTGTTTACGACCATAGATTACTTCACGATGCTCTTCACTATCTTTTCAGCACCCTTCGTCtccttcttatcttttcttacttcAGGAACAGGAAAATCCTTAGTTCCTTTACTGGTGATgctcaattccatatcatgagcgcgagttgctaactcttcaaatgtgcGTGGCTTTATTCCTTGTAGAATGTAGAGGAGTCCtcaatgcatgccttgggtgtACATTTCTACACCTGACAATTCAGTGAGTTGATCTTTGCAGTGAAgacttagagctctccatcgatTTATGTAGTCAATGACTGGCTCTCCTTTTTGTTGTTTCGTGTTTGTAAACTCCATCATGCTCACGGTACGTCTGGTACTGTAGAAACGGTTAAGGAACCCTTTTTCTAGCTATTCTCAGCTGTTAATGACTTTCGGCTCTAGATCGGTGTACCACTTGAAAGTATTTTCTTTCAAGCTTCGAATGAACTGACTGACAAGCTGGTCTTCTCTTGATCCTTGCATTCTCACATGTTTCGACGAAGTGGGCGGTATGCtgctttgggttgccctttccatcgaacTGCTGGAATcttggaggttggtacccaagcAGCATTCTCAAGTTGTCGATTTTCTTGATGTAcggcttagagtacatgaaaaaagTTTGTCGTGGTCCTCCATTctgagctctaatggaattcaTGATCATATCTTGTAGCTGCTGAACTGAGAGAGAAGCGACAGAAgctgattgttgttgtggttggttttcttgCACTACATTCTTTCCTTTATCAGTAGCTTTAACAACATgagtttgacttgactcagcAGTTTCACGAGTTCGCATCTGCTCTCTCAAAGCTGTGATTTTGTGGTCTTGTTCCTCCACAACCTTCATCAGGAGGTtaatttttctctccatctctgcCATGGTAGTCTTGGCCGTTATATCagccatcatgacagacatTACGTCAAGGTGTGCTTCCTTCTTTGACTTGATAGAAGAAGAATCAGAATTATCATACAAAGGATTTTCtttggtttagggtttaggagACTCCATTAATTACTTAAGAATGCTCTGCGCAATAGCAGAACCTTGACTCTGCTTCTGGGTGATTCTCTTAGAACGACTGCGGGTAACGGGTCTTGTGTAAGCGTCGCTTGAACCTAAAGATTTGGATGCAGTCTTCTttgatgccattgattttcttgtagatttggatgatgagagagagatgagaggtagagaggtcccactggacgtgccaatttgttcacacgagatttctgaagaaatttgattcgtggagttaaacttgtgttgatgttgtatttatgttgatttcatgcgatgtggttcgatctctaaaatttgatcctctgattctttCTTGGTTTGATGCTTacacttgatttgaggaagcagagcacgtgatgttcttaaagttggagtcttggaagaaaacttGTGTAGCCCACTTTTCAACTTTGGCCACACTACAAACCTTACGAATGAAAATGGGCCATCATCTTGAGTATaagaggtcgaaattagtctaTAGATTAAtaccaattacaaaaaatgtctATGCATTTCTTCTTTGACATGAAGTTTTGCAACTCTCAAGATTAATACCAAAGTTGTTTTTCACTTGAAATAATAGATTGGATCCCTCTTGAACTTATGTCAGACACAAATATTAGTAGGTGGTTACAAAATAAAACCATCTAGTTTGGCAGAAAAAGAAAGTTTCAAATTCTTAGTTATTATATAGAAGAGACTTGAACTACATATACTCAGCTAGTTTAAGCTAATATGGATGCAAAGGCCAGAGTCTTAAATCTTCATCAAccagttgaaaaaaaaaacaggtaataataatattaactaTTATTGATTAGTATATTGTTACATAATTGGAATCATTATTTCCCACCATGTATAAGGCAACGAGTGTGAGGAAGAAAGGACAATGATTGATTTgataaataaaagaatttaaagcACACAAAGCCCTACACAACCCTACCttgtttttctatatttttgcatctccttttaagtttttccttctctcttcttcttcaatataatatttctttccatttttccATCGAAACAATCAAGAGAAAATTGTGGAGAATACAACATAGGTTAAATAACACGTTGCATATATATAATATGGAATATGAGagagtttttttattatatttacaaggAAGAATGACTTCCCGGGCGTGAAGCAGCAGCATTTTGCTTGGACGTTGAACCCCATTCGATGGCTTCTGCAACTGCTCTTTGGCGTGCCTCAGCTGTTTCGTCGTCGTGAAAATAGTCGATGGGTTTGTTGGATAGATTGATAAGATCTTGATCATCAATTGGTGATGGGACATCACCTGACGATGAAGACGGTGATGATTGCGTGGTTTCTGCTCCCAAGAAGCTGAGAGCAGTGACGACGTCACTAATCAATGGTCGGGCTGTTGCTTCCTCATGAAGGCACATGGCGGCAACCGCAACCGCTTGGTTCAGACCCCTCACAGGAAAGTCTCCACCAAGAAGAGGATCTGCCAACTCCTTGAATCTAGTTGGTTCCTTAAATATTGGATATGCCTGCACGTAGAAGAAACACAAAAGAACAGTTGATGGAATTAGGGTTATATGGATGCTTTTTATAACCCTATATATTTATATCTATGGAGTTTCTTCTATTTATACGAGATGTTTATTATTCTATCtaacaataataaaacaaaTCAGTGTCAACATTTCGTTAAAAATGTAAGATAGGGTCAAGAGAAAGTTGACTCACCCAAGCGACCAAGTTTTGTTGTTTAGCTGGACGAGTGTTGTCAATAACTCTCTTGCCGGTGATGAGTTCCAATAAGACAACTCCAAAGCTATAAACATCAGATTTTGGAGTGAGTTGGCCAGTCCTCTGATACTCAGGAGCACAATATCCATAGGTTCCCATAACTCTAGAGGAAACATGGGATTTGTCCCCAACAGGACCAAGCTTTGCAAGTCCAAAATCTGATAGCTTTGCATTGAAATCATTGTCCAATAGGATGTTTGATGCTTTCAAGTCTCTATATATCACTGGTGGGTTGGCTTTGTCATGCAAGTACTCCAACCCTTTTGCTGCTCCCAACCCTACTTTCATCCTTGTTCCCCAATCCAATGCCTTTCTTTCAAATGGAAGATCTATAAATACCAAATGAAAAGCACACACAAGTTTAATGAGTCATCTCGTCGTCTTTTTGCTCAAAACTTCCATGGAGAGCAGGGTGAAACTAGCATttattttatgtatatatatatatatatatatatatatatatatatatatatatatatatatatatatatactgaaCTATTTCTAGTAGAGCTTATTAATTACTAGTCTGATCACATATgcatatttgtttattttgaaaaaggaaaaattcaTAAGAGGATGAAGTTAATTAGTGCGAAAAGTTAATGTTTAGGGCAGATTTGATCAATAAATAATTAAGAGTTGTGTTTTAGAAATTTAACCTAGCAGATGATCTTCTAAAGATCCCAAAGGCATGTACTCATAGACCAAGAGTCTTTGATCACCATCAGCACAATAGCCAATGAGATTGACAAGGTTTTGATGGTGTAAAAGGCTTAGCATCAGAACTTCCACAAGAAACTCTCTGTTCCCTTGCAATCCATTTCTATCCAGCTGCTTCACTGCCACCACCTGTCACATCTCACACATACAAAATAACatttcaataaattaaataacaataagTTTTTAGAGAGTTGGAAGCATTCAACTTATTATTATAGTATGTAATTATTATGGTTCATGGTTAGTAGTTATTATagtttataaattataattagtttatatttaaataGTGGGCAGACTATTAAAGTTCAAATTAATAAAGATGAGGAAGGATTCATAGGAAATAGTAAATATCGTaccaattaataataatttgatataGGGGATACTATACTCAATTATGGATAGAATAGTCAAAAACATAAACTATTATAATTTGAACctgaaatataaaattatttttaaaaaaacatggTTTTAGAGTccattaaacaaataaaattatggaAATTACCATTCCATttaaagaaacaaaactttaaaacatttgtttcaaaattcttttaaaaatctATGAGATTAGGTGGACTACAAAGACGATCAATGACAATTGAGCTCTCTTGAAATCAATATTTCATGTCATTTGAAAGAATAAGCTTAGGATTATTAATATATAGATGTGAACTATAACTTTAAATTTAAGAAGAAATTCTAACACATAACATTAAACCAAAATCTTAAACAAGAAGAATATAATGTTATAATTGttaacaaataacataaaattaaaggtcattttaaaaaaaacaaaaacatatatatatatatatatatatatcaaacgAACCCTAAAGAAAATAAGCAGGTGATGAGTGAAGGTTTGTGTAGGCATTACCTGGTTAGTTTTATCGAGTTTGCCTTTATAAACTCTCCCAAAACCTCCTTCACCAATGAGACATTCTTGACGGAAATTCTTTGTAGCAGTGGCCAACTCTCTAAAAGTGAAGGTTTGTGCTGCAATGTTATTCTTTTCCCcaatctctttctctttctctttctctttctctttttctttttctttctctataGCTTCCTTTTGCACAGGGTTTGCTTTTGGATTTTCTGTTCATTTATAATATCCATGTTCAAatacacatttatatatatatatagatagatatagttTTGATCATATATATAGCAACTAACTTGTAAGAGTGACTTTGAGGAGATTTGTTCTCTCAACTTTTCGATtatgattttgaattttctaGTTAATTTCGTTAATGTGAGACATGTTGGTTTTgactatatattaaaaaaaaaattgtttgacaCGATCTTAGCGTTATTAGAGAACAAgccaatgaataataataattaaaaacaaaaggttctttcttttgtaattatacTTTAAACcttacatttttattttgtttcttattttttagaATGATTATTTCTTAAGAATCAAAATGATCAGTTTTTCAAAGTTTCAAGGATGAAAAtgaatcaaatataaaattaacgaaaataaacaaaaaaaaaatatattatagaGATCAAAGTAACATCTCAACCTAACCAAAGTGgtaaataaattttaaacaaaatttatagCTCGCTGGAATATAGCTAGCATGTTTAATCATTAACAACTAATTAGTAAGGATTGGAAGCCCCATTTCtattgaacttttaaaaaaaaaaaaaaaaaacaagaagaagaagaagaagaagaagaagaaaagaaaagaaaaatccttAATTACCCTACCCACAACATTTAAGTAACAAAAACTAAATGGAGAAGATACTAGAATCAAAACCAAATGTAAATCGGAACTTTTTGAAAGCTAAAGTCTAAATTTATAATATGACCTAGAATCACGAAGCTAGGTTTGGGATATATGTTtccaccatttttttttttttttttttttatctcggtCCAGATTTCAACCTCTAACCCTATTTCCACAAACATAGTTGGGTTGGTCCCCGTCGAGATATTCAATATCTCTAACCCTATTTCGGCATTTACATAAAAATAAAGatagaaaatgaaataaatggaACCTGTAGGAGTAGGACGAGGAGGAGGAGCAGGAGCATGATGGTGATGTTGTTGTGGAAGTGGTTGATGTTGTTGTTGATTATGTTTATTACTACGTGAATGTAATGAAACAGATTGTTCCCTTCTACCACTCTT
It contains:
- the LOC103497640 gene encoding probable serine/threonine-protein kinase PBL25; this translates as MSCFPCFSSHGKAAKRTKSGRREQSVSLHSRSNKHNQQQHQPLPQQHHHHAPAPPPRPTPTENPKANPVQKEAIEKEKEKEKEKEKEKEIGEKNNIAAQTFTFRELATATKNFRQECLIGEGGFGRVYKGKLDKTNQVVAVKQLDRNGLQGNREFLVEVLMLSLLHHQNLVNLIGYCADGDQRLLVYEYMPLGSLEDHLLDLPFERKALDWGTRMKVGLGAAKGLEYLHDKANPPVIYRDLKASNILLDNDFNAKLSDFGLAKLGPVGDKSHVSSRVMGTYGYCAPEYQRTGQLTPKSDVYSFGVVLLELITGKRVIDNTRPAKQQNLVAWAYPIFKEPTRFKELADPLLGGDFPVRGLNQAVAVAAMCLHEEATARPLISDVVTALSFLGAETTQSSPSSSSGDVPSPIDDQDLINLSNKPIDYFHDDETAEARQRAVAEAIEWGSTSKQNAAASRPGSHSSL